The stretch of DNA TTTGCCCGGATAGCTGTCGGTGGTGATGCGGGCCGGCAGCCCTAAACGGATCTTGCCCAGGTCGGATTCGTTCACGTAAGCGCGGCACCACTTAGGATCGGTAAGCGCCAGCGTGAACACCGGACTGTTGGCCGTGACCACGGCGCCAGGCTCCAGGATGCGGGTGCGGATGACGCCGGCCGTGGGCGCCTTCAGCGTGGCGCGCCCGAGACGGTAACGGAGCAGCGCCAGATTGGCGCGCTGCGCCTCGACTTCCGCGCGTTGCTGATCCAGCTGCTCCCGGCGAGTCCCTTCCAACAGCAAGGCCAGATCCTCGCGCGCCTTCTTCAGGTCCGCTTCGGCCACGAGGCGCTCGGCATTCGTCGTGTCTGCCTCTTCCCTCGAAGCGGCGCGTTCGTGCGCGTCGATCAAACTCACGCGCCGGCTATGGATCAGAGCAGCGTTCGCCAGCGCGGCCTCGGCGGCCTGCACGGTGGCACGCCCCCGCTCGATTTCTTGCGGTCTGGGTCCATGAACCCCTTCGGCCAGTCGCGCCTCGGCCAGTTTCAGCGTCGCTTCGGCGGCCTGAACGGCGTCCAGGAAGGCATCCTGCTCTAGAATCGCCAGCGTCTGCCCGGCTTCCACGCGGTCGCCTTCCTCCACCAGAACCTGGTCGATCGGGCCGTCGACGCCGAATCCCAAGTCGACCTCGCGAATGTCCATGTTGCCGTAAAGCGTCAATTCGCTTGCGGAATCGCCACCGGTCTTCCACGGCCAGTAGGCCGCCGCGAGGCCGGTGCTCAAAGCACACAAACCGAACAGGAGAATCTTCTTTTTCACATGAACTCCCTTGAACTCGTCATGGAAAGTCATTCAGGAAGGGGGCGACAGAAACATTCGCTTACCGCGGGGGCTGGTCTGCGCGCGCACCGTCTTCCGGCGACTGCCAGCCGCCGCCCAGCGCTTTGTAAAGCGCCACCAGATCCGCCGCCAGCGTGCTCGTGCTGTTGGCGTAATCCTGTTCCGCCTGAAGAAGCGTGCGTTGGGCGTCCAACACTGGCAGGAAGTTGGAAATCCCTGCGCGGTACCGGCGCCGCGCGAGATCCAGCGTCTGTCGGCTCGATTGCACGGACTGGTTCAGCGCATCGTTTCGCCGTTGCTCGTCGGCATAGGCCGTCAAGGCGTTGTCCACCTCGTGCCAGGCCAGCAGCACCGTGTTGTGGTAGACGATGGCGGCTTCCTGTTGCTGGGCTTCGCGCAGTTCCAGGGTGGCTTTGAGCCGTCCGCCCTCGAAAATCGGCAGGGTGATGCTTGGCCCCAGCGCATATTGCCGGGCCGCCCAATTGCCGAGATCCTTGAACTGCAGAGCCTGCATTCCGACGCTGCCGGACAGAGTAATGCGCGGATAGAAATCGGCGACCGCCACGCCGATATCGGCCGTCGCCGCATGCAGTTGCGCCTCGGCCTGGCGGATGTCGGGCCGGCGCCGCGCCAATTCCGATGGCAGACCGATGGGGACGCGTGGGGGAACGGGCGGCACCGGACGCGGCGCCGTCAGCTCGGTCTGCAATGCTCTCGGCGGCTCGTCCAGCAACAAACCGAGCTGGTTGACGGCCTGCGCCGATTGTTGGTCAAGCTGAGGAATCTGCGCCTGAATATTGGCGAGCTGCGTCCGCGCCTCGGCGACCTCAAGATCGTTCACCAGGCCGCTCTCCGCCCGCTGCTCCGTCAGTGTGAGGCTTTCTTGTGCCAAAACCGCGTTCTCCCGTGTGAGGGTCAACAACCGCTGGACCCGGCGTAGTTCGATGTAATCGCGCGCCACCTCCGCCATGACGGAAATCAGCAAATCCCGCTGCGCCTCGCCGGAGGCCTCGACGCTGGCATCGGCGGACTCGACTTCACGGCGAACCCGTCCCCAAAGATCCAGCTCCCAGGACGCATCAAAGCCGTACTGCCAGAGGTTGAACGGTTTGATGTTGGCCGCAGGCGCGGCGATCACCCCGATGCCGGTCCCATTCGCGGCGGCGCCCAAGCCCGCTCCGCTCGCCGCGCTGGCGGTGGAGCCGCCGCCCAGGAGACTGCTCATGATGCTGAAGACGCCTTTTTCGCTCGGCTTGGCGCGGGTATAGGAGGCATTGCCGCGCAGTAAAGGGAACTGGTCGGCGGCGGCGATGCCGCGCTGTGCCCGGCTCTGGGTCAGCCTGAGCGCGGCGGTGCGAAGCGAAAGGTTGGCTTTTGCCGCCCGTTCCTCCAATGAAGTCAGCACCGGATCATTGAATGCTCGCCACCAGGTCGCATCCATCGGTCCGGTCACCACCCGGCTCGGCAGTTGCGTAAACGCCGGGTTCGAGCGGATGGGCGAGGCGGACCAGCTCGGCGGCGCGAGGGCTTTCGGTTGCTCGAAATCCGGCCCCACCGCGCATCCACAAAGACTCAGCGCAAACAGCCAATGAAGTCCTTTGAACCAAGATTCTGTTGAACCTTTATTATCAGACAAGAGATTCACTAAAAAATGATGCCGATTGTTCTCAGCTGCGATGGCGAAAATTAGAGTTCTATTATATGTCTGAACTTTCGAAAGCCTGTCAGCACAAAACCGCGCACTTTCAGGCTTTTGCCTGGATTCGACTTGTGCGTACCAGTCTGGCGGGATTGAATCCCTGAATCGATACCGAGCGACCTTACCCGGTTCATGGAATCGCTCCCAGAACAGCCAAGGTGGCACCGACTGCCAGGACGAAGGCGGGATGCCATGTGAAGCGGATGAGCAAGACCATCGCCACGGCCATGAGGAGTAGCGCCCTCCACGAAGGGATGGCGGAATGCCAGAGC from Methylococcus geothermalis encodes:
- a CDS encoding efflux RND transporter periplasmic adaptor subunit — encoded protein: MKKKILLFGLCALSTGLAAAYWPWKTGGDSASELTLYGNMDIREVDLGFGVDGPIDQVLVEEGDRVEAGQTLAILEQDAFLDAVQAAEATLKLAEARLAEGVHGPRPQEIERGRATVQAAEAALANAALIHSRRVSLIDAHERAASREEADTTNAERLVAEADLKKAREDLALLLEGTRREQLDQQRAEVEAQRANLALLRYRLGRATLKAPTAGVIRTRILEPGAVVTANSPVFTLALTDPKWCRAYVNESDLGKIRLGLPARITTDSYPGKSYRGWVGYISPVAEFTPKAVETPELRTSLVYQARVYTCDPDQELRLGMPATVTLLLNGETRTPPASLSDYCKSP
- a CDS encoding efflux transporter outer membrane subunit, yielding MGPDFEQPKALAPPSWSASPIRSNPAFTQLPSRVVTGPMDATWWRAFNDPVLTSLEERAAKANLSLRTAALRLTQSRAQRGIAAADQFPLLRGNASYTRAKPSEKGVFSIMSSLLGGGSTASAASGAGLGAAANGTGIGVIAAPAANIKPFNLWQYGFDASWELDLWGRVRREVESADASVEASGEAQRDLLISVMAEVARDYIELRRVQRLLTLTRENAVLAQESLTLTEQRAESGLVNDLEVAEARTQLANIQAQIPQLDQQSAQAVNQLGLLLDEPPRALQTELTAPRPVPPVPPRVPIGLPSELARRRPDIRQAEAQLHAATADIGVAVADFYPRITLSGSVGMQALQFKDLGNWAARQYALGPSITLPIFEGGRLKATLELREAQQQEAAIVYHNTVLLAWHEVDNALTAYADEQRRNDALNQSVQSSRQTLDLARRRYRAGISNFLPVLDAQRTLLQAEQDYANSTSTLAADLVALYKALGGGWQSPEDGARADQPPR